A genomic window from Archocentrus centrarchus isolate MPI-CPG fArcCen1 chromosome 2, fArcCen1, whole genome shotgun sequence includes:
- the LOC115796386 gene encoding protein NLRC3-like, whose product MLLEDNIITFVKNELKKMQKVLSADYPECLESQREDEELLKGEDEERSREAFMKITLHFLRKMKQEELADRLQSKFPVLCQHKLKSTLKKKFQCVFEGIAKAGNPTLLNQIYTELYITEGGTAEVNDEHEVRQIETASRKPDRPETTIRHEDIFKGSPGRDEPIRTVLTKGVAGIGKTVLTQKFTLDWAEDKANQDIQFMFPFTFRELNVLKEKKFSLVELVHHFFTETKEAGICSFEDFQVVFIFDGLDECRLPLDFHNTEILADVTESTSVDVLLTNLIRGNLLPSAHLWITTRPAAANQIPAQCVDMVTEVKGFTEPQKEEYFRKRFRDKKQASRIISHIKTSRSLHIMCHIPVFCWITATVLEDVLKTRERGQLPKTLTEMYIHFLVVQAKVKKVKYDGGTETDPHWSPESRKMIESLGKLAFDQLQKGNLIFYQSDLTECGIDIRAASVYSGLFTQIFKEERGLYQDKVFCFIHLSVQEFLAAIHVHLTFINSGVNLLEEQQTTSQTEKHLYQSAVNKALQSPNGHLDLFLRFLLGLSLQTNQTLLQGLLTQTGSISETNQETVQYIKKKLNENLSAEKSINLFHCLNELNDRSLVEEIQQSLRSGSLSTDELSPAQWSALVFILLSSEEDLDVFDLKKYSASEEALLRLLPVVKASNKALLSSCNLSERSWEDLSSSLQLEDCELTELDLSNNNLQDSGLKLLLPGLESPRCKLETLRLSGCLITEEGCKSLVSALSSNPSILRELDLSYNHPGEAGVKLLEQLRLETLRVLVEPAGVRWLSPGLRKYSCQLTIDTNTVNTKLQLSDNNRKVTCVEEVQSYPDHPDRFDHWPQLLCRDGLTGRCYWEVEWRGEVHVSSSSVCGLSCWHSVLLQSLL is encoded by the exons atg ctgctggaggacaacatcatcacttttgtgaagaatGAACTGAAAAAGATGCAGAAGGTTCTGAGTgcagattacccagaatgcttagagagtCAGAGAGAGGATGAGGAGCTGTTGAAAGGTGAAGATgaagagagaagcagagaggcttttatgaagatcacactgcacttcctgaggaaaatgaagcaggaggagctggctgaccgtctgcagagca AATTTCCAGTCCTGTGCCAACATAAACTTAAATCcactctgaagaagaagttccagtgtgtgtttgagggcatcgctaaagcaggaaacccaacccttctgaatcagatctacacagagctctacatcacagagggagggactgcagaggtcaatgatgaacatgaggtcagacagattgaaacagcatccaggaaaccagacagaccagaaacaacaatcagacatgaagacatctttaaagggtcacctggaagagatgaaccaatcagaacagtgctgacaaagggagtggctggcattgggaaaacagtcttaacacagaagttcactctggactgggctgaagacaaagccaaccaggacatccagttcatgtttccattcactttcagagagctgaatgtgctgaaagagaaaaagttcagcttggtggaacttgttcatcacttcttcactgaaaccaaagaagcaggaatctgcagctttgaagacttccaggttgtgttcatctttgatggtctggatgagtgtcgacttcctctggacttccacaacactgagatcctggctgatgttacagagtccacctcagtggatgtgctgctgacaaacctcatcagggggaacctgcttccctctgctcacctctggataaccacacgacctgcagcagccaatcagatccctgctcagtgtgttgacatggtgacagaggtcaaaGGGTTCACTGAGCCACAGAaagaggagtacttcaggaagagattcagggATAAGAAGCAGGCCAGCagaatcatctcccacatcaagacatcacgaagcctccacatcatgtgccacatcccagtcttctgctggatcactgctacagttctggaggatgtgctgaaaaccagagagagaggacagctgcccaagaccctgactgagatgtacatccacttcctggtggttcaggccaaagtgaagaaggtcaagtatgatggaggaactgagacagatccacactggagtccagagagcaggaagatgattgagtctctgggaaaactggcttttgatcagctgcagaaaggaaacctgatcttctatcaatcagacctgacagagtgtggcatcgatatcagagcagcctcagtgtactcaggattgttcacacagatctttaaagaggagagagggctgtaccaggacaaggtgttctgcttcatccatctgagtgttcaggagtttctggctgctattcatgtccatctgaccttcatcaactctggagtcaatctgctggaagaacaacaaacaacctcccagacagagaaacacctctaccagagtgctgtgaacaaggccttacagagtccaaatggacacctggacttgttcctccgcttcctcctgggtctttcactgcagaccaatcagacccTCCTACAAGGTcttctgacacagacaggaagtatcTCAgagaccaatcaggaaacagtccagtacatcaagaagaagctcaatgagaatctgtctgcagagaaaagcatcaacctgttccactgtctgaatgaactgaatgatcgttctctagtggaggagatccaacagtccctgagatcaggaagtctctccacagatgaactgtctcctgctcagtggtcagctctggtcttcatcttactgtcatcagaagaagatctggatgtgtttgacctgaagaaatactctgcttcagaggaggctctgctgaggctgctgccagtggtcaaagcctccaacaaagctct GCTGAGCAGCTGTAAcctgtcagagagaagctgggaagatctgtcctcctctcttcaACTAGAAGACTGTGAGCTGACAGAGctagacctgagtaacaacaacctgcaggactcaggaTTGAAGCTGCTGCTTCCTGGATTGGAGAGTCCCCGCTGTAAACTGGAGACACTCAG gctgtcaggctgcctgatcacagaagaaggttgtaagtctctggtctcagctttgagctccaacccctccattctgagagagctggacctgagctacaaccatccaggagaggcaggagtgaagctgctggagcagctgagactggaaactctcag AGTTCT ggtggagcctgctggagtccgatggttgagcccaggtctgaggaagt attcctgtcaactcacaatcgacacaaacacagtgaacacaaaactccaactgtctgacaacaacaggaaggtgacatgtgtggaggaggttcagtcatatcctgatcatccagacagatttgatcattggcctcagctgctgtgtagagatggtctgactggtcgctgttactgggaggtcgagtggagaggagaggttCATGTATCC agtagcagtgtatgtggactgtcctgctggcactctgtccttctacagagtctcctctga